In Luteitalea sp. TBR-22, one genomic interval encodes:
- the lipB gene encoding lipoyl(octanoyl) transferase LipB, with translation MKPLVVRRAGLVPYDAGLALQAELVAARKAGTIPDTLVLLEHPPVITLGVKVRQSREHVLASDEQLGALGVALFEAGRGGDVTYHGPGQLVGYPILDLKPDRMDAHKYVRDLEEVLIRVCAGYGIEAGRKPGLTGVWVGEEKVAAIGVRLSRWVTSHGFALNVTTNLGHFGLIVPCGIADRGVTSLERILGTAPAMADVEAAVVGHLCAVFGLDVA, from the coding sequence ATGAAGCCGCTGGTCGTCAGGCGCGCCGGCCTGGTGCCCTACGACGCCGGGCTGGCGCTGCAGGCCGAGCTGGTTGCTGCTCGCAAGGCCGGGACGATCCCCGACACGTTGGTGTTGCTCGAGCACCCGCCGGTCATCACGCTCGGGGTCAAGGTGCGGCAGTCGCGCGAGCACGTCCTCGCCTCCGACGAGCAGCTCGGCGCCCTGGGGGTCGCGCTGTTCGAGGCGGGCCGCGGCGGCGACGTGACCTACCACGGTCCCGGCCAGTTGGTGGGCTACCCCATCCTCGACCTCAAGCCGGACCGCATGGACGCCCACAAGTACGTGCGCGACCTCGAGGAAGTGCTGATCCGGGTGTGCGCCGGCTACGGGATCGAGGCGGGGCGCAAGCCGGGCCTGACCGGCGTCTGGGTCGGCGAGGAAAAGGTCGCGGCCATCGGCGTGCGCCTCTCCCGCTGGGTGACCAGCCACGGGTTCGCGCTCAACGTGACCACCAATCTCGGGCATTTCGGCCTGATAGTTCCTTGCGGAATCGCCGACCGCGGCGTCACATCCCTCGAGCGCATCCTCGGAACCGCGCCGGCAATGGCCGACGTCGAGGCGGCCGTGGTCGGTCATCTGTGCGCGGTCTTCGGCCTCGACGTCGCTTGA